The nucleotide sequence TCTTTCCGGTCTCTTCAGTATCTTTCAAGACTACTTTGCAATAACGACCTCTGAATCTGAGAAAGTCATCAATATTCCTAAGGGGTCTGTCAAGGCCGGGTGTCGAAACCTCAAGATTATAGTTATCATAACCTACTATATCGTTTTCGTCCAGCCATTCCGATATAATACCGCTAACTTTACTGCATTCTTGCAGGCCAACCCCTTCACCGTCAATAGTAACTCTCAAAACAAGACCGGTATTTTCTCTCCTGAAGGTTACATCAAAAAGCTCCAGCCCTATATCAGGCAATACTTCGAGTGCAAAGCCTTTAACCTTCTCCTCAATAAGTCTGTGAGTTTTATTCATATCGACCAGCCTAAATTAAGCAAAAAAATGAGTGGGATCACCCACTCAGCTTTGGTGATTTATCATAACTAATATAATAGTGCAAGGCCTTTTTTAGAAGTAAAAATTTAAGGCATTTAAGCATAATGTCAATAGCAATATCAAACTGGCGCACTACCAAAATTTTGCACTTATAATATTTGGTAGTACTTTATATATATTGGGATAGCTTTTTAAAAAATGTGAGGTTGACGAGCATACAAACTATAATGAATGATGCATAACGGATGAAGGGAAGGTTTAAGAGGTATTTGAGGTAGTTGAGGTACTTAAGGTAGTTGAGGTATCAACCGCGTACGCAACTTTGTCAACACTTTCAACTATTTCAACTTGATCAACTTTCTTAACCTCAAACCTTTACCTTTACTTCTCCATAACAAGCCACAAATACAAGTCGCCCGTTTGCTCATCTATCCACACATCCTTCACAACGGCATTTTTTACAACATCTTCGGCGCTGTGCACGGACAATGAGCTTAATTTGGAATGGTAATGGGAATAAACATCTGAAGATACCTGCATTCGCTCAGACTTAAGCTCCGTATTTACTACAACTCTAATCATTTTTATCAATTCAGCCTGAGCAACTGTTTTTGCCAGCTTTTTTTGTGCTCCCAAACCGCCGTTTACCGATGATTTTTTTGCCACTCCCACTGCTCCCAGATAACCGTTATACGCAGGATTAAAAAACCAAACAGGTTTGCCGTTCTTCATAGGAAATTCACTGTCAGGAAGATTTTTCTTCTCCACAGCATACGGTCTTTTCTTTTCTGGATAATTATTTATACCAGCCTCTGCTTTCCACTTCTCCTGTTCATTTTTCTTTCGAAAATTACTTTTGTTCTTCATTTCCTCTTCTACTTTTTCAAGCTCTTGCTCAGCTGGTGATTTATTTCCGGTTTCCCTGTCGAGTTCTTCAAAAGCTTCATTTGCATTTTTGTTTTGTCTTTCATAAGAATTCTGCTTTACATTATTAGCTGCAGTCACACACCCGCTTACTAAAATTAATGAGATAAAAACAAAGATTTCTCGCTTCATTAACAAAATGCTCCTTTTCAATATCAAAGATTCTCGAATTATAGCAGTCGTTAAATATTTAATCAATTCATATGTAGAAGGCAGTTATTAATATATTTTTATAATTGCTTATTTTAAATCATAAATGTAAAATTAAATATACACAAAATTATCTGCAGTATGTACAAAAAGAGGAGACATATGAAGAAACAAATTATTCTTGTTTTTCTGTTCATTTTATTCGCAATTCCGGCATCGGCCGAACAGTCGTTTGAGAACTATATAAATAAGCAGTTTGGTGAATTCCAAAATTTCAAAGAAGAAAGGGACAGGGAATTTGCAGAATTTTTGAAAAAACAATGGAAAGAATTCAATGCTTTCAAAGGAATAGATCCGGATACAGTACCGAAACCTGATAAAATTCCTCATGCAAAACCACATACTCCGAAAGTTAAAAAGAAAGAAATCCCAACTCCACCGGAGCCTGAGCCTGTTAAAAAGATAAGCCCTGTGATTTATCCAGAAGTGTCTCAAGAAGCATTGGAAACCTCGGAAATGGACTTCGATTTTTTCGGCACAAAAATTTATGTACGTTTTGATAAAGATATTGCCGAAACTTTTCCAGCAACAGTAAATAACGAAGAAATCAGTGAATATTGGAAAAAACTCAGCACTGCTGATTACAAACCTCTTATAAGTCAGATAACAGATATCAGGCGAAAGCTTAAACTGCACGACTGGGGAACATACCTGCTCACAAGAAACATCAGCAAAAACATTCATAAAGACAGGAATTCAGCAGCCCTATTGCAGTGGTATATTTTGTCAAAACTGGGTTATGAAGCCAAGATAGGTTTCAAAAACAACAGGATATACCTGCTTTTACCGTCAAAGTATACCTTGTACGGCGTTACTTATTTTACAATAGAGAAAACACGATATTACACAGTAGATACACTGTTTAAGAAAAACACAATAACGAGCCTGAAAACATATGAGGACAAATACGAAGGAGCAGATAAATTCGCTTTTTTCAGAGCAGAAAATCCAAATTTAGCAAATTACGGTGCTGCTAAAACATTCAGTTTTAATTACTCGGGGGAAAAATATTCTTTCAACCTGATATACAATCAAAATTATATAGGATACTACAGGTTCTTCCCTCAAACAGTGCTTAACGCCTACCTTGCTTCTCCGCCCTCGGCAGGTTTTCAACGTGCAGTCGTAAAATCTTTAAACAGTGCGGTTTTGGGGAAAAGCGAAGTCGAAGCAGTTAATATCATATTAAGATTCGTTCAAAAATCTTTTGAATATAAAACAGATATGGAACAGTTCGGCTTTGAAAAATATCTTACACCGGAAGAAACAGTTTTTTACCCGTATTCTGACTGTGAGGACAGAGCAATGCTCTTTGCATATCTGATAAGAGAAATTCTGGGACTTGATGTTATTTTGCTGGATTATCCGGGACATGTGGCGGCAGCAGTCAGCTTCAGCGAAGAGATAAATCTA is from Flexistipes sinusarabici DSM 4947 and encodes:
- the rimP gene encoding ribosome maturation factor RimP — its product is MNKTHRLIEEKVKGFALEVLPDIGLELFDVTFRRENTGLVLRVTIDGEGVGLQECSKVSGIISEWLDENDIVGYDNYNLEVSTPGLDRPLRNIDDFLRFRGRYCKVVLKDTEETGKKTLKGYINNVEDKTVTIFMKSSKKYFHIDYDNIKKANLEVEF
- a CDS encoding transglutaminase-like domain-containing protein, producing MKKQIILVFLFILFAIPASAEQSFENYINKQFGEFQNFKEERDREFAEFLKKQWKEFNAFKGIDPDTVPKPDKIPHAKPHTPKVKKKEIPTPPEPEPVKKISPVIYPEVSQEALETSEMDFDFFGTKIYVRFDKDIAETFPATVNNEEISEYWKKLSTADYKPLISQITDIRRKLKLHDWGTYLLTRNISKNIHKDRNSAALLQWYILSKLGYEAKIGFKNNRIYLLLPSKYTLYGVTYFTIEKTRYYTVDTLFKKNTITSLKTYEDKYEGADKFAFFRAENPNLANYGAAKTFSFNYSGEKYSFNLIYNQNYIGYYRFFPQTVLNAYLASPPSAGFQRAVVKSLNSAVLGKSEVEAVNIILRFVQKSFEYKTDMEQFGFEKYLTPEETVFYPYSDCEDRAMLFAYLIREILGLDVILLDYPGHVAAAVSFSEEINLNGKSIEYNGKRYYTADPTYVNATIGMVMPLVKNKNFEAISLSN